In the Polyangiaceae bacterium genome, GCGGCAAGTGCGGTCAACACGCTGCTGAGCACCAGACTGAGCGACGCTGCGGCCAGCGAGCGACCAAACCAGGATGCCACGAGCGCCGCCGTGACGGCGACCCAGGTCGCCCAGGTGCTGCTGTCGGGCTGCTCCGGATCTAGGTACAACTGCGGCAACGTGCTCACGAGCTCGCGGCAAGCGGCGAAGCTCGCGAGCACTACCATCAGCAAGTAGGCCAGCAGCGTGAGTGCCGGCAGCCTTGATTCGGTCCGCGCCCCGCTCAGTCGATAGCCGGGGGGCGCCGCGGGGCTCGCGGGCTCACTTTCCGCCGGTGTAGACGCCGGATCCGCTGCGGAAACCACTGCTGCCACTGCTACTGCCACTGCCACCGGAGCCGTCGCCCAAACACGAGCCGCATGCACCCAGCATGCAGATCAGCAAGACCATGACGACGATGATCACGATCAGCGCGGTGCCGCCGCAGCCGCTGCCGCTAGAGCCGCCGGTGGCGCCCCCGCCGCCCACGGGCAGCCCGAAGGCCTGCGCAATCACGGGCCAGGAGATGGGGGCAGAGTGACTCCAGCGCACCTCGCCGGCGCCCTCCTCGCGACTCAGAACGTCGTTACCGTTGACGTAGTCGCTGACGTGAGTCGTCTCGCCAATCTCACACTTCCAGTAGACCTCGCCGAGCACGTAGTCCACGCGAGCGATGTTGGTGTTGCGCTGACGGAAGTAGCGCCCGCCCCAACCTGCCTGGCCCGGCATGCCCGAGAGGTCGATCTCCGCGATGTTGGCGGAGTTGACCCAGCTCCATCCCGTCTCGGGGTCTTTGACCAACCAGCGGTAGCCGAGCGCTTGGCTCCAGAGCAGGTATTCTTCCCAGCTGTAGCGCTCGCCCTCGAAGTCCGAGCTGCGGCGCACGTAGGCGATGCACAGGTACTCTGCGCCGTCGAAGTTTCCCCGGGACCCGATGGGAATATCCGGGCTCTGCATCATTCGCTCTTGCTGAGCGACGACCTGCTGCAGCGCGACATCGCTGACCGCCCCGCAGTAGGGGCAGCCGACGCGTTCCGCGCGTTCCCCGGCGAGCTTCGGGATGTCCCCGCCGCAATTGGGGCACTTGATCTGTGCCGCTTTCACCTTGTTGACGGAGCGCGGGCCGAGTTGGGTGACCTGTAGCTGGGGCTCGTCGAAAACCCAGCCGGTGAACACCGAGTAGGTTCCGCTGTTGTCGCCGTAGTCCAGCGTCGCGAAGGCGTTCTGCTGGCCGTAGGCGTCGGCGTAGTAGCGCTCGAAACCCGGTGGGAATGCGCCGGGTAGCTCGCCTTCGCCGCTGACGATGGATCCGCTCTTGACCTCGGCCACGCGGAAAACCCCAGCGTGACCCAGTTGGACATCCATCTCGGGCCGCAGCGCCTCGTAGGGCGGAATGCCGAGGCCCGGAACCTGCTGGGTGACATACCAGTAGCCCTGGGCGTACGCGAGCCAGCCCCAACTCTGGCCGTAGTCGAAGGCGACGTAGTATTCGTCCCAAGGTCCCTTGCCGTGGTCGAGCTGAACGCGGCCGAGTACCTCGAAGGGACGGCCGCCCAACGTGCCCTGATCACCTACGGCGATCAGCGACGGCGTCATGGCCAAGTCGGCTACCTTGCCGAGGTTTTCCAGGCCGCGGTCGGATCGCACCACCGTGGCTCGGCAGTACTCACATACCTTGGCCAAGGAGGAGCCGAGCCCGAACTCGATCGGTGCTCCGCAGCTCGGACAGGTGCCTTGGGCGACGGCCATTCCTAACGTGCGGGACTCTAGTGGAACGCGCTGGATTCG is a window encoding:
- a CDS encoding DUF4178 domain-containing protein encodes the protein MAVAQGTCPSCGAPIEFGLGSSLAKVCEYCRATVVRSDRGLENLGKVADLAMTPSLIAVGDQGTLGGRPFEVLGRVQLDHGKGPWDEYYVAFDYGQSWGWLAYAQGYWYVTQQVPGLGIPPYEALRPEMDVQLGHAGVFRVAEVKSGSIVSGEGELPGAFPPGFERYYADAYGQQNAFATLDYGDNSGTYSVFTGWVFDEPQLQVTQLGPRSVNKVKAAQIKCPNCGGDIPKLAGERAERVGCPYCGAVSDVALQQVVAQQERMMQSPDIPIGSRGNFDGAEYLCIAYVRRSSDFEGERYSWEEYLLWSQALGYRWLVKDPETGWSWVNSANIAEIDLSGMPGQAGWGGRYFRQRNTNIARVDYVLGEVYWKCEIGETTHVSDYVNGNDVLSREEGAGEVRWSHSAPISWPVIAQAFGLPVGGGGATGGSSGSGCGGTALIVIIVVMVLLICMLGACGSCLGDGSGGSGSSSGSSGFRSGSGVYTGGK